The Salvelinus alpinus chromosome 28, SLU_Salpinus.1, whole genome shotgun sequence genome includes a window with the following:
- the plagx gene encoding pleomorphic adenoma gene X, whose amino-acid sequence MFQQKEHLKSHLQAHDANRQVFQCQECGKQYSTQLGYRRHLLATHTPSSLSGELHFQEGEPTLLEQLGSHTDRPQPLEGATDAIRERKYSCERCDRRFYTRKDVRRHAVVHTGRRDFLCPRCAQRFGRRDHLTRHLKKSHVQEATPTTPTATPAPTTPGPVKEEQSPLSCGMGPPSKEPIETFPMDMYSSYPLQTMSNPGMGHHHHSLMQVSLSTAMGMGRHMPDPAPAPHPHSHHHLPQPQQQQQPYGHMPRYQHGSTSYPHPDTESFLMDLQSGLPPHLTAASPSTSSSPQREVLSEAQGGPGAGDPHILSRSPALSSAELSCAANMDLGPLLGFLPFGLPPYSAHMSMGGLVIGYPSSSTSTVPPSSSPLPSQAPGGLTFLQPPQLHAPQGPGTHNNNQLPQGFSNPGMSTSTSLPRYYQAFQQ is encoded by the coding sequence ATGTTCCAACAGAAGGAGCACCTGAAAAGCCACCTTCAGGCCCATGACGCCAACAGGCAGGTGTTCCAATGCCAGGAGTGTGGCAAACAGTACAGCACTCAGCTGGGCTACCGGCGCCACCTTCTGGCCACCCACACCCCCAGCTCCCTCTCTGGGGAGCTCCATTTCCAGGAGGGGGAGCCCACCCTGCTGGAGCAGCTAGGGAGCCACACCGACAGGCCTCAGCCACTGGAGGGTGCCACCGACGCCATCAGGGAGAGGAAGTATTCGTGCGAGCGTTGCGACCGACGCTTCTACACCCGCAAGGATGTGCGGCGCCACGCTGTGGTTCACACGGGCCGCCGGGACTTTCTGTGCCCGCGCTGTGCCCAGCGCTTTGGCCGCAGGGACCATCTGACACGCCACCTGAAGAAGAGCCACGTCCAGGAGGCCACACCCACCACCCCCACAGCCACACCTGCCCCCACCACACCTGGCCCCGTAAAGGAGGAGCAGAGTCCGCTGTCATGTGGCATGGGGCCCCCCTCAAAGGAGCCCATAGAGACCTTCCCCATGGACATGTACAGCAGCTACCCCCTGCAGACCATGTCCAATCCAGGCAtgggccaccaccaccactccctcATGCAGGTTTCCCTGTCCACGGCCATGGGGATGGGCCGCCACATGCCGGACCCCGCTCCCGCTCCCCATCCCCATTCCCACCACCACCTCCCCCAGccccagcagcaacagcagcctTATGGCCACATGCCCAGGTACCAGCATGGATCTACCTCATACCCCCACCCTGACACAGAGAGCTTTCTCATGGACCTGCAGAGTGGGCTGCCCCCACACTTGACCGcagcctccccctctacctcctcctcccctcagagGGAGGTGCTCTCAGAAGCCCAGGGTGGGCCAGGGGCCGGGGACCCCCACATTCTGTCCAGGAGCCCCGCTCTCTCCTCGGCCGAGCTGTCATGCGCTGCTAACATGGACCTGGGTCCTCTCCTGGGCTTCCTGCCGTTCGGCCTGCCTCCTTACAGTGCTCATATGAGTATGGGAGGTCTGGTGATTGGCTACCCCTCTAGCTCCACCTCCACTGTGCCGCCCTCCTCCAGTCCCCTGCCTTCTCAGGCCCCAGGAGGCCTTACCTTCCTGCAGCCTCCACAACTGCACGCACCCCAGGGCCCCGGaacccacaacaacaaccagctaCCTCAGGGGTTCAGCAACCCTGGAATGAGCACTTCCACCTCCCTACCTCGCTACTACCAGGCCTTTCAACAGTGA